In a genomic window of Punica granatum isolate Tunisia-2019 chromosome 6, ASM765513v2, whole genome shotgun sequence:
- the LOC116210032 gene encoding receptor-like protein EIX2 isoform X1 — translation MRLAHNTIPMASSSTASMIFLSFALFVFPTFERASCAAAFANATCIETERDALLEFKRGLIDNSNLLSSWVGDDCCSWKGVRCSEQTGRVLKLDLRSPCVVSTYFYDEPFDPVLEHGNCSLTGHIHPSLIELQHLNYLDLSWNNFSYTKIPEFLGSLSNLVYLNLSNSFFAGDIPLHLGNLSNLQYLDLNSFNDQTVSNLKWLSGLPSLKHLDLSGISVRNAQGWLQSMSMLSSLQFLGLALCGLPNVDPAALQVNVSTSLEFLDLSRNDLGSVIPNWLLNLSSIRHLYLASSFAGEAISFPTEIINNLHQLAFLDLRDNSMRGELPKNLSNLCHLVELQLRVNDLTGDIALGNPFSCLQNTLRYLDLGRNKISRLGDEIGYFKNLEYIDLSQNSIESPIPESLPQLSSLKYLFLSDNKLTGRIPESIGQLSNLEYIDLSENSIESPIPESLPQLSSLKYLFLSNSKLTGRIPESIGQLSNLVQLHLSNNLLKGVVTELHLANLSSLTYLDISSNELAIKIDPKVVAPFQPNSICMSYCKVGPQFPTWLRAQRNVRELDLSNANISDIIPHWFNDISFNIEILLLSSNELSGEISLCNMKSLRVSDLSNNKLSGTFPECWKRLRQLHEINLGNNQFSGLVPTSLCSIKGLFFLGLHGNAFSGSFPKCLSTMTNLNVLDLSGNKLASRIPSWIGRMVQLSVLNLEFNSFYGEIPMSICKLEHLQVLNLAHNNLSGSIPHCFDNLTAMSNPEYSVMFDPYGFGVEVHLKSITQVYTKVLQYLFSIDLSNNRLNGDIPTGLTWLHNLQNLNLSQNDLWGEIPQEIADLKKLESFDLSINQLSGPIPRSLSELSFLSYLNLSFNQLSGPIPSGAQLSTFTNESYLGNGALCGPPLSKNCSGDHGQSDDIHKQHGDDSAGKDESYARWLYASITSGFATGFLGVCCSLYFKHSWRRSFFLWSDKIITQLLVMVELKLQKVTRKCKMNPISPSGHVAGDN, via the exons ATGCGGTTGGCTCATAACACTATCCCAATGGCTTCATCCAGTACAGCCTCTATGATTTTCTTGTCATTCGCGCTTTTTGTCTTTCCGACATTTGAGCGTGCTTCATGTGCTGCTGCTTTCGCAAATGCCACTTGCATCGAGACGGAGAGGGATGCTCTTCTCGAATTTAAGCGAGGCCTCATCGACAACTCCAATCTCCTGTCATCATGGGTTGGAGATGACTGCTGTTCGTGGAAGGGAGTCAGATGCAGCGAACAGACCGGCCGCGTCCTGAAGCTCGACCTTCGAAGTCCATGTGTTGTGTCCACCTACTTTTATGATGAACCATTCGACCCAGTTTTGGAGCACGGGAACTGCAGTTTGACAGGTCACATACATCCTTCTCTAATCGAGCTGCAGCATTTGAATTACCTCGACCTGAGCTGGAACAACTTTTCATACACAAAAATTCCAGAGTTCCTAGGCTCACTCTCTAATTTGGTGTATCTTAACCTCTCCAATTCATTCTTCGCTGGGGACATTCCCCTTCACCTCGGGAACCTCTCCAATCTGCAGTATCTTGATCTCAACAGCTTTAATGATCAAACAGTCAGTAACCTTAAATGGTTATCAGGTCTTCCTTCCTTGAAACACCTCGACTTGTCTGGCATCTCCGTTAGGAACGCCCAAGGCTGGTTGCAGTCAATGTCCATGCTTTCTTCTCTTCAATTCTTGGGATTAGCTCTGTGTGGCCTTCCAAATGTTGACCCAGCAGCCTTGCAAGTGAATGTCAGTACTTCTCTGGAGTTTCTTGATCTGAGTAGAAATGATTTAGGCTCCGTAATTCCTAATTGGTTGCTTAATTTAAGCTCCATCAGACACCTCTATCTCGCCTCTAGTTTTGCTGGAGAAGCCATCTCCTTTCCCACTGAGATCATCAATAATCTCCATCAGCTCGCCTTCCTTGATCTCAGAGATAATTCCATGAGAGGTGAGCTGCCGAAGAATCTCAGCAATCTCTGCCACTTGGTTGAGTTGCAATTGAGAGTTAACGACTTGACTGGAGATATTGCATTAGGCAATCCTTTCAGCTGCCTCCAGAATACGTTGAGATATTTAGATCTCGGGAGGAATAAAATCAGTCGTTTGGGGGATGAAATTGGGTACTTCAAGAATTTAGAGTATATTGACCTTTCGCAAAACTCAATCGAGAGTCCAATTCCAGAGTCTCTGCCTCAGCTATCCTCTCTGAAGTACTTGTTTCTCAGTGACAACAAATTGACGGGTAGAATCCCAGAAAGCATCGGGCAGCTGTCGAATCTAGAGTATATTGACCTTTCGGAAAACTCAATCGAGAGTCCAATTCCAGAGTCTCTGCCTCAGCTATCCTCTCTGAAGTACTTGTTTCTCAGTAATAGCAAATTGACGGGTAGAATCCCAGAAAGCATCGGGCAGCTGTCGAATCTAGTTCAATTACACTTGTCCAACAATCTCTTGAAAGGAGTGGTGACCGAACTTCACTTGGCTAATCTCTCGAGCTTGACTTATTTGGACATTTCCTCAAATGAGTTGGCGATCAAGATTGACCCAAAAGTGGTTGCTCCATTTCAACCTAATTCCATTTGCATGTCATACTGCAAAGTTGGGCCTCAATTTCCCACATGGCTTCGAGCACAGAGGAACGTTCGTGAGTTGGATTTGTCTAATGCAAATATATCAGATATCATCCCCCATTGGTTTAACGACATCTCTTTTAACATCGAGATCCTGCTTCTGTCTAGCAATGAGTTGAGTGGAGAAATTTCTTTGTGCAATATGAAGTCCTTACGAGTCTCTGACCTCTCAAATAACAAACTGTCTGGGACATTTCCCGAGTGTTGGAAAAGGTTACGCCAACTGCATGAAATAAACTTGGGGAATAACCAGTTTAGTGGCCTGGTTCCAACATCCTTATGCTCTATAAAAGGGTTGTTCTTTCTGGGGCTACACGGCAATGCCTTCAGTGGGAGTTTCCCCAAATGCTTGAGCACTATGACTAATCTTAATGTGCTTGATCTGAGTGGAAATAAATTGGCTAGTCGAATCCCTTCCTGGATTGGTCGCATGGTTCAGCTCAGCGTGTTGAATCTTGAGTTTAATTCCTTCTATGGGGAGATTCCTATGAGCATATGCAAACTCGAACACCTTCAAGTTTTAAACCTTGCGCACAACAACCTCTCTGGAAGCATCCCCCATTGCTTTGACAACTTAACTGCCATGTCCAACCCAGAGTACTCTGTTATGTTTGATCCTTATGGGTTTGGAGTTGAGGTCCATCTAAAGAGCATAACCCAAGTATACACCAAGGTACTTCAGTATCTTTTCTCCATTGACCTTTCAAATAACAGATTAAATGGAGATATTCCTACTGGGTTGACATGGCTCCACAATCTTCAAAATCTAAACCTGTCACAGAATGATCTCTGGGGAGAAATCCCTCAAGAGATTGCTGATTTGAAGAAGTTGGAGTCCTTTGATTTGTCCATCAACCAACTCTCAGGCCCAATACCAAGGAGCTTATCCGAATTAAGCTTTCTGAGTTACTTGAACCTGTCGTTTAATCAACTGTCCGGTCCCATTCCCTCCGGTGCCCAGCTGAGTACATTTACAAATGAATCATATCTCGGGAATGGTGCACTTTGCGGGCCTCCACTGTCAAAGAATTGCTCGGGAGATCATGGTCAATCTGACGATATTCACAAACAACATGGTGATGATTCGGCAGGTAAAGATGAGTCCTATGCCCGTTGGTTATATGCAAGCATTACATCGGGCTTTGCCACTGGATTCTTGGGAGTTTGTTGCTCATTATACTTCAAGCATTCTTGGAGGCGGTCCTTCTTTCTTTGGTCGGACAAAATTATTACCCAATTGCTTGTGATGGTAGAGCTTAAGCTGCAAAAAGTTACCCGAAAATGCAAAATGAACCCAATCAG CCCTTCGGGCCATGTTGCAGGTGACAACTGA
- the LOC116210032 gene encoding receptor-like protein EIX2 isoform X2: protein MRLAHNTIPMASSSTASMIFLSFALFVFPTFERASCAAAFANATCIETERDALLEFKRGLIDNSNLLSSWVGDDCCSWKGVRCSEQTGRVLKLDLRSPCVVSTYFYDEPFDPVLEHGNCSLTGHIHPSLIELQHLNYLDLSWNNFSYTKIPEFLGSLSNLVYLNLSNSFFAGDIPLHLGNLSNLQYLDLNSFNDQTVSNLKWLSGLPSLKHLDLSGISVRNAQGWLQSMSMLSSLQFLGLALCGLPNVDPAALQVNVSTSLEFLDLSRNDLGSVIPNWLLNLSSIRHLYLASSFAGEAISFPTEIINNLHQLAFLDLRDNSMRGELPKNLSNLCHLVELQLRVNDLTGDIALGNPFSCLQNTLRYLDLGRNKISRLGDEIGYFKNLEYIDLSQNSIESPIPESLPQLSSLKYLFLSDNKLTGRIPESIGQLSNLEYIDLSENSIESPIPESLPQLSSLKYLFLSNSKLTGRIPESIGQLSNLVQLHLSNNLLKGVVTELHLANLSSLTYLDISSNELAIKIDPKVVAPFQPNSICMSYCKVGPQFPTWLRAQRNVRELDLSNANISDIIPHWFNDISFNIEILLLSSNELSGEISLCNMKSLRVSDLSNNKLSGTFPECWKRLRQLHEINLGNNQFSGLVPTSLCSIKGLFFLGLHGNAFSGSFPKCLSTMTNLNVLDLSGNKLASRIPSWIGRMVQLSVLNLEFNSFYGEIPMSICKLEHLQVLNLAHNNLSGSIPHCFDNLTAMSNPEYSVMFDPYGFGVEVHLKSITQVYTKVLQYLFSIDLSNNRLNGDIPTGLTWLHNLQNLNLSQNDLWGEIPQEIADLKKLESFDLSINQLSGPIPRSLSELSFLSYLNLSFNQLSGPIPSGAQLSTFTNESYLGNGALCGPPLSKNCSGDHGQSDDIHKQHGDDSAGKDESYARWLYASITSGFATGFLGVCCSLYFKHSWRRSFFLWSDKIITQLLVMVELKLQKVTRKCKMNPIR from the exons ATGCGGTTGGCTCATAACACTATCCCAATGGCTTCATCCAGTACAGCCTCTATGATTTTCTTGTCATTCGCGCTTTTTGTCTTTCCGACATTTGAGCGTGCTTCATGTGCTGCTGCTTTCGCAAATGCCACTTGCATCGAGACGGAGAGGGATGCTCTTCTCGAATTTAAGCGAGGCCTCATCGACAACTCCAATCTCCTGTCATCATGGGTTGGAGATGACTGCTGTTCGTGGAAGGGAGTCAGATGCAGCGAACAGACCGGCCGCGTCCTGAAGCTCGACCTTCGAAGTCCATGTGTTGTGTCCACCTACTTTTATGATGAACCATTCGACCCAGTTTTGGAGCACGGGAACTGCAGTTTGACAGGTCACATACATCCTTCTCTAATCGAGCTGCAGCATTTGAATTACCTCGACCTGAGCTGGAACAACTTTTCATACACAAAAATTCCAGAGTTCCTAGGCTCACTCTCTAATTTGGTGTATCTTAACCTCTCCAATTCATTCTTCGCTGGGGACATTCCCCTTCACCTCGGGAACCTCTCCAATCTGCAGTATCTTGATCTCAACAGCTTTAATGATCAAACAGTCAGTAACCTTAAATGGTTATCAGGTCTTCCTTCCTTGAAACACCTCGACTTGTCTGGCATCTCCGTTAGGAACGCCCAAGGCTGGTTGCAGTCAATGTCCATGCTTTCTTCTCTTCAATTCTTGGGATTAGCTCTGTGTGGCCTTCCAAATGTTGACCCAGCAGCCTTGCAAGTGAATGTCAGTACTTCTCTGGAGTTTCTTGATCTGAGTAGAAATGATTTAGGCTCCGTAATTCCTAATTGGTTGCTTAATTTAAGCTCCATCAGACACCTCTATCTCGCCTCTAGTTTTGCTGGAGAAGCCATCTCCTTTCCCACTGAGATCATCAATAATCTCCATCAGCTCGCCTTCCTTGATCTCAGAGATAATTCCATGAGAGGTGAGCTGCCGAAGAATCTCAGCAATCTCTGCCACTTGGTTGAGTTGCAATTGAGAGTTAACGACTTGACTGGAGATATTGCATTAGGCAATCCTTTCAGCTGCCTCCAGAATACGTTGAGATATTTAGATCTCGGGAGGAATAAAATCAGTCGTTTGGGGGATGAAATTGGGTACTTCAAGAATTTAGAGTATATTGACCTTTCGCAAAACTCAATCGAGAGTCCAATTCCAGAGTCTCTGCCTCAGCTATCCTCTCTGAAGTACTTGTTTCTCAGTGACAACAAATTGACGGGTAGAATCCCAGAAAGCATCGGGCAGCTGTCGAATCTAGAGTATATTGACCTTTCGGAAAACTCAATCGAGAGTCCAATTCCAGAGTCTCTGCCTCAGCTATCCTCTCTGAAGTACTTGTTTCTCAGTAATAGCAAATTGACGGGTAGAATCCCAGAAAGCATCGGGCAGCTGTCGAATCTAGTTCAATTACACTTGTCCAACAATCTCTTGAAAGGAGTGGTGACCGAACTTCACTTGGCTAATCTCTCGAGCTTGACTTATTTGGACATTTCCTCAAATGAGTTGGCGATCAAGATTGACCCAAAAGTGGTTGCTCCATTTCAACCTAATTCCATTTGCATGTCATACTGCAAAGTTGGGCCTCAATTTCCCACATGGCTTCGAGCACAGAGGAACGTTCGTGAGTTGGATTTGTCTAATGCAAATATATCAGATATCATCCCCCATTGGTTTAACGACATCTCTTTTAACATCGAGATCCTGCTTCTGTCTAGCAATGAGTTGAGTGGAGAAATTTCTTTGTGCAATATGAAGTCCTTACGAGTCTCTGACCTCTCAAATAACAAACTGTCTGGGACATTTCCCGAGTGTTGGAAAAGGTTACGCCAACTGCATGAAATAAACTTGGGGAATAACCAGTTTAGTGGCCTGGTTCCAACATCCTTATGCTCTATAAAAGGGTTGTTCTTTCTGGGGCTACACGGCAATGCCTTCAGTGGGAGTTTCCCCAAATGCTTGAGCACTATGACTAATCTTAATGTGCTTGATCTGAGTGGAAATAAATTGGCTAGTCGAATCCCTTCCTGGATTGGTCGCATGGTTCAGCTCAGCGTGTTGAATCTTGAGTTTAATTCCTTCTATGGGGAGATTCCTATGAGCATATGCAAACTCGAACACCTTCAAGTTTTAAACCTTGCGCACAACAACCTCTCTGGAAGCATCCCCCATTGCTTTGACAACTTAACTGCCATGTCCAACCCAGAGTACTCTGTTATGTTTGATCCTTATGGGTTTGGAGTTGAGGTCCATCTAAAGAGCATAACCCAAGTATACACCAAGGTACTTCAGTATCTTTTCTCCATTGACCTTTCAAATAACAGATTAAATGGAGATATTCCTACTGGGTTGACATGGCTCCACAATCTTCAAAATCTAAACCTGTCACAGAATGATCTCTGGGGAGAAATCCCTCAAGAGATTGCTGATTTGAAGAAGTTGGAGTCCTTTGATTTGTCCATCAACCAACTCTCAGGCCCAATACCAAGGAGCTTATCCGAATTAAGCTTTCTGAGTTACTTGAACCTGTCGTTTAATCAACTGTCCGGTCCCATTCCCTCCGGTGCCCAGCTGAGTACATTTACAAATGAATCATATCTCGGGAATGGTGCACTTTGCGGGCCTCCACTGTCAAAGAATTGCTCGGGAGATCATGGTCAATCTGACGATATTCACAAACAACATGGTGATGATTCGGCAGGTAAAGATGAGTCCTATGCCCGTTGGTTATATGCAAGCATTACATCGGGCTTTGCCACTGGATTCTTGGGAGTTTGTTGCTCATTATACTTCAAGCATTCTTGGAGGCGGTCCTTCTTTCTTTGGTCGGACAAAATTATTACCCAATTGCTTGTGATGGTAGAGCTTAAGCTGCAAAAAGTTACCCGAAAATGCAAAATGAACCCAATCAG GTGA
- the LOC116210404 gene encoding receptor-like protein EIX1 yields MSMLSSLQFLGLANCGLPNVDPAALQVNFSTSLEFLDLSGNNLGSVIPNWLLNLSSIRHLDLYLGFAGEAVSFPTEIINNLHQFAFLDLRDNSMRGELPKNLSNLCHLVELRLGDNHLTGDISVALGNPFSCLQNTLRYLDLKGNKISRLGDEIGYFKNLEYIDLSYNSIESPIPESLPQLSSLKYLSLSNNKLTGRIPESIGQLSNLESIDLSKNSIEGPIPESLPQLSSLKHLQLQKNKLTSGIPESIGQMSNLVELDLSNNLLKGVVTELHLANLSSLTSLVISSNELAIKIDPKVVAPFQPYSIDMSGCKVGPQFPTWLRAQRNVRGLDLSNANISDIIPHWFYDISFNIGTLDLSSNELSGEISLCNMKSLQGLDLSNNKLSGTFPECWKRLRQLRAINLGNNQFSGLVPTSLCSIKELSFLGLHGNAFSGSIPKCLSTMTDLAVLDLSGNKLAGRIPSWIGRMVRLNVLNLEFNSFYGEIPMSICKLEHLHVLNLAHNNLSGSIPLCFDNFIAMSSPMPFIMIYHYGFGVEVHLKSITKVYTEALQYLFSIDLSNNRLNGDIPTGLTCLHNLQNLNLSQNDLWGEIPRDF; encoded by the coding sequence ATGTCCATGCTTTCTTCTCTTCAATTCTTGGGATTAGCTAACTGTGGCCTTCCAAATGTTGACCCAGCAGCCTTGCAAGTGAATTTCAGTACTTCGCTGGAGTTTCTTGATCTGAGTGGAAATAATTTAGGCTCCGTCATTCCTAATTGGTTGCTTAATTTAAGCTCCATCAGACACCTCGATCTCTACCTCGGTTTTGCTGGAGAAGCCGTCTCCTTTCCCACTGAGATCATCAATAATCTCCATCAGTTCGCCTTCCTTGATCTCAGAGATAATTCCATGAGAGGTGAGCTGCCGAAGAATCTCAGCAATCTCTGCCACTTGGTTGAGTTACGATTGGGAGATAACCACTTGACTGGAGATATTTCTGTTGCATTAGGCAATCCTTTCAGCTGCCTCCAGAATACGTTGAGATATTTAGATCTCAAGGGGAATAAAATCAGTCGTTTGGGGGATGAAATCGGGTACTTCAAGAATTTAGAGTATATTGACCTTTCGTATAACTCAATCGAGAGTCCAATTCCAGAGTCTCTGCCTCAGCTATCCTCTCTGAAGTACTTGTCTCTCAGTAACAACAAATTGACGGGTAGAATCCCAGAAAGCATCGGGCAGCTGTCGAATCTAGAGTCTATTGACCTTTCGAAAAACTCAATTGAGGGTCCAATTCCAGAGTCTCTGCCTCAGCTATCCTCTTTGAAGCACTTGCAGCTCCAGAAAAACAAATTGACGAGTGGCATCCCAGAAAGCATCGGACAGATGTCGAATCTAGTTGAATTAGACTTGTCCAACAATCTCTTGAAAGGAGTGGTGACCGAACTTCACTTGGCTAATCTCTCGAGCTTGACTTCTTTGGTCATTTCCTCAAATGAGTTGGCGATCAAGATTGACCCAAAAGTGGTTGCTCCATTTCAACCTTATTCCATCGACATGTCAGGCTGCAAAGTTGGGCCTCAATTTCCCACATGGCTTCGAGCACAGAGGAACGTTCGTGGGTTGGATTTGTCTAATGCAAACATATCAGATATCATCCCCCATTGGTTTTACGACATCTCTTTTAACATCGGGACCCTGGATTTGTCTAGCAATGAGTTGAGTGGAGAAATTTCTTTGTGCAATATGAAGTCCTTACAAGGCTTGGACCTCTCAAATAACAAACTGTCTGGGACATTTCCCGAGTGTTGGAAAAGGTTACGTCAACTGCGAGCAATAAACTTGGGGAACAACCAGTTTAGTGGCCTGGTTCCAACATCCTTATGCTCTATAAAAGAGCTGTCCTTTCTGGGGCTACACGGCAATGCCTTCAGTGGGAGTATCCCCAAATGCTTAAGCACTATGACTGATCTTGCTGTGCTTGATCTGAGTGGAAATAAATTGGCCGGTCGAATCCCTTCTTGGATTGGTCGCATGGTTCGGCTCAACGTGTTGAATCTTGAGTTTAATTCCTTCTATGGGGAGATTCCTATGAGCATATGCAAACTCGAACACCTTCATGTTTTAAACCTTGCGCACAACAACCTCTCTGGAAGCATCCCCCTTTGCTTTGACAACTTCATCGCCATGTCCAGCCCAATGCCCTTTATTATGATATACCATTATGGGTTTGGAGTTGAGGTCCATCTAAAGAGCATAACCAAAGTATACACCGAGGCACTTCAGTATCTTTTCTCCATTGACCTTTCAAATAACAGATTAAATGGAGATATTCCTACTGGGTTGACATGCCTCCACAATCTTCAAAATCTAAACCTGTCACAGAATGATCTCTGGGGAGAAATCCCTCGAGATTTCTGA
- the LOC116210405 gene encoding receptor-like protein EIX2 — MRLAHNIIPMASYSTISMIFLSFALFVFPTFERASCAAAFTNATCIEREREALLEFKRGLVDNSNLLSSWVGDDCCSWKGVRCSKRTGRVQKLDLRSPCVVSTYFINAPLGAFLKPGNCTLTGHIHPSLIELQHLNYLDLSWNNFSRTKIPEFLGTLSNLVYLNLSNSFFAGDIPLHLGNLSNLQYLDLTNFRDIYDFFLHPSGFSTVNNLEWLSGLPSLKHLD, encoded by the coding sequence ATGCGGTTGGCTCATAACATTATCCCAATGGCTTCATACAGTACAATCTCTATGATTTTCTTGTCATTCGCGCTTTTTGTCTTTCCGACATTTGAGCGTGCTTCATGTGCTGCTGCTTTCACAAATGCCACTTGCAtcgagagggagagggaagcTCTTCTCGAATTTAAGCGAGGCCTCGTCGACAACTCCAATCTCCTGTCATCGTGGGTTGGAGATGACTGCTGTTCGTGGAAGGGAGTCAGATGCAGCAAACGGACGGGCCGCGTCCAGAAGCTCGACCTTCGAAGTCCATGTGTTGTGTCCACCTACTTTATTAATGCACCGCTCGGCGCATTTTTGAAGCCCGGGAACTGCACTTTGACAGGTCACATACATCCTTCTCTAATCGAGCTGCAGCATTTGAATTACCTCGACCTGAGCTGGAACAACTTTTCACGCACAAAAATTCCAGAGTTCCTAGGCACACTCTCTAATTTGGTATATCTTAACCTCTCCAATTCATTCTTCGCTGGGGACATTCCCCTTCACCTCGGGAACCTCTCCAATCTGCAGTATCTTGATCTCACCAACTTTCGAgacatatatgatttttttctacATCCCAGTGGTTTTTCAACAGTCAATAACCTTGAATGGTTATCAGGTCTTCCTTCCTTGAAACACCTCGACTAG
- the LOC116211603 gene encoding WUSCHEL-related homeobox 13 isoform X1, producing the protein MMEWEKQQQQQQQVGEGGQHGDGAAGVGVAGGANGVPYVKVMTDEQLETLRKQIAIYASICEQLVEMHKTLTAQQDLAGVRLGNLYCDSLVNSGHKITARQRWTPTPVQLQILERIFNQGNGTPSKQKIKEITSELSQHGQISETNVYNWFQNRRARSKRKQQNSAPNNAESEADTEVESRSPKEEKTNSEMFQSQQNQAPRAEDLCFQSPEISSELHFVDSQTTKVESMFPSDGSLRPGTRNFGQMPFYDGILSNPGNEHFNGKMEIPGGYNLYQHPEDFQHPEDYGRTG; encoded by the exons ATGATGGAGTGggagaagcagcagcagcagcagcagcaggtgGGTGAGGGCGGCCAGCACGGCGACGGTGCGGCCGGGGTCGGGGTTGCGGGCGGCGCCAATGGGGTGCCGTACGTCAAGGTGATGACGGACGAGCAGCTCGAGACCCTCCGGAAGCAGATCGCCATTTACGCTTCCATCTGCGAGCAGCTCGTCGAGATGCACAAAACCCTAACAGCCCAGCAAGATCTCGCCG GAGTTAGGCTTGGGAATTTGTACTGTGACTCATTGGTGAATTCAGGGCACAAAATTACTGCTAGGCAGCGATGGACTCCGACACCTGTGCAGCTTCAAATTCTTGAGCGCATTTTCAATCAAGGAAATGGAACTCCAAGCAAGCAAAAGATTAAAGAGATCACTTCTGAACTGAGCCAGCATGGTCAAATTTCTGAGACTAATGTCTACAATTGGTTCCAGAACAGGCGGGCTCGATCGAAAAGGAAGCAACAGAATTCAGCCCCCAACAATGCGGAGTCTGAAGCAGACACTGAGGTTGAGTCAAGGTCACCGAAGGAGGAAAAGACAAACTCAGAAATGTTCCAGTCCCAACAAAATCAAGCTCCTAGGGCGGAAGACTTGTGTTTTCAGAGCCCCGAGATAAGCTCTGAGCTGCACTTTGTAGATTCACAAACCACGAAAGTTGAGAGCATGTTCCCTTCAGACGGCAGTCTAAGACCTGGGACTCGAAACTTCGGGCAGATGCCTTTCTATGATGGAATTCTATCAAACCCTG GAAACGAACATTTTAATGGGAAGATGGAAATTCCTGGGGGCTACAATCTGTACCAGCATCCTGAAGACTTTCAGCATCCTGAAGACTATGGCAGGACCGGGTAA
- the LOC116211603 gene encoding WUSCHEL-related homeobox 13 isoform X2: MMEWEKQQQQQQQVGEGGQHGDGAAGVGVAGGANGVPYVKVMTDEQLETLRKQIAIYASICEQLVEMHKTLTAQQDLAGVRLGNLYCDSLVNSGHKITARQRWTPTPVQLQILERIFNQGNGTPSKQKIKEITSELSQHGQISETNVYNWFQNRRARSKRKQQNSAPNNAESEADTEVESRSPKEEKTNSEMFQSQQNQAPRAEDLCFQSPEISSELHFVDSQTTKVESMFPSDGSLRPGTRNFGQMPFYDGILSNPEIWL; this comes from the exons ATGATGGAGTGggagaagcagcagcagcagcagcagcaggtgGGTGAGGGCGGCCAGCACGGCGACGGTGCGGCCGGGGTCGGGGTTGCGGGCGGCGCCAATGGGGTGCCGTACGTCAAGGTGATGACGGACGAGCAGCTCGAGACCCTCCGGAAGCAGATCGCCATTTACGCTTCCATCTGCGAGCAGCTCGTCGAGATGCACAAAACCCTAACAGCCCAGCAAGATCTCGCCG GAGTTAGGCTTGGGAATTTGTACTGTGACTCATTGGTGAATTCAGGGCACAAAATTACTGCTAGGCAGCGATGGACTCCGACACCTGTGCAGCTTCAAATTCTTGAGCGCATTTTCAATCAAGGAAATGGAACTCCAAGCAAGCAAAAGATTAAAGAGATCACTTCTGAACTGAGCCAGCATGGTCAAATTTCTGAGACTAATGTCTACAATTGGTTCCAGAACAGGCGGGCTCGATCGAAAAGGAAGCAACAGAATTCAGCCCCCAACAATGCGGAGTCTGAAGCAGACACTGAGGTTGAGTCAAGGTCACCGAAGGAGGAAAAGACAAACTCAGAAATGTTCCAGTCCCAACAAAATCAAGCTCCTAGGGCGGAAGACTTGTGTTTTCAGAGCCCCGAGATAAGCTCTGAGCTGCACTTTGTAGATTCACAAACCACGAAAGTTGAGAGCATGTTCCCTTCAGACGGCAGTCTAAGACCTGGGACTCGAAACTTCGGGCAGATGCCTTTCTATGATGGAATTCTATCAAACCCTG AAATATGGTTGTAA